One Lacunisphaera limnophila DNA window includes the following coding sequences:
- the xylB gene encoding xylulokinase, which produces MSLFIGIDSGTQSTKAVVLDLTTGKIIAEARAPHTLIAGLPAGHMEQHPQEWTAALDSVIQQVAARIDGSRVRGIGVSGQQHGFVPLDAQGAVIRPAKLWCDTSTIQECAILTKKLGGTKAAIRTAGLAFLPGFTAPKILWLKRHEPTNYKRLRHVLLPHDYLNYHLTGNYFMEHGDASGTALMDVRRRTWSQPVIKAIDKNLADWLPPLSASHQSAGTLRPALAQQYGFSSDVIVSAGGGDNMMGAIGTGNVAPGVVSASLGTSGTIYAYSAKPVVDPAGEIAAFCSSTGGWLPLLCTMNVTLVTEQFRALFNWDHAQLEQAVSSAPAGAGGLALLPYFTGERTPNLPTATGVFTGLSLATLNPGHLARAAMEGVTMNMNYGLRRLTALGIKPKEIRVTGGGSRSAYWRQMMADIFGVPVVAMVEDEGAALGGALQAAWCEALAQGKKAKLTDFTTGIVALNEATRCVPDAKRKALYRKLQDRHDALSRDLRPLFQ; this is translated from the coding sequence CCGGCAAAATCATCGCCGAGGCCCGCGCGCCGCACACGCTCATCGCCGGCCTGCCCGCCGGCCACATGGAGCAGCACCCGCAGGAATGGACCGCGGCCCTCGACTCCGTGATCCAGCAGGTCGCCGCCCGGATCGACGGCTCCCGCGTGCGCGGGATCGGCGTCTCCGGCCAACAGCACGGCTTCGTGCCCCTCGACGCCCAGGGCGCGGTCATCCGCCCCGCCAAACTCTGGTGCGACACCAGCACCATCCAGGAATGCGCGATTCTCACGAAGAAGCTCGGGGGCACCAAGGCGGCGATCCGCACCGCCGGCCTTGCCTTTCTCCCCGGCTTCACCGCCCCGAAGATCCTCTGGCTGAAGCGCCATGAGCCCACGAATTACAAGCGCCTGCGCCACGTCCTGCTCCCGCACGACTACCTGAATTACCACCTCACCGGGAACTACTTCATGGAGCATGGCGACGCCTCGGGCACCGCACTCATGGATGTGCGCCGCCGCACCTGGTCGCAGCCCGTGATCAAGGCCATCGACAAAAATCTGGCCGACTGGCTGCCCCCGCTCTCCGCCTCGCACCAGTCCGCCGGCACGCTCCGCCCCGCCCTCGCCCAGCAATACGGCTTCTCGTCGGATGTCATCGTGAGCGCCGGCGGCGGTGACAACATGATGGGCGCCATCGGCACCGGCAACGTCGCCCCGGGCGTCGTCTCCGCCAGCCTCGGCACCAGCGGCACGATCTACGCCTACAGCGCGAAGCCCGTGGTCGACCCCGCCGGCGAGATCGCCGCCTTCTGCTCGTCGACCGGCGGCTGGCTGCCCCTGCTCTGCACGATGAACGTCACCCTCGTGACCGAGCAGTTCCGCGCCCTCTTCAACTGGGACCACGCCCAGCTCGAGCAGGCGGTCAGCAGCGCCCCCGCCGGCGCCGGCGGGCTCGCCCTCCTCCCCTACTTCACCGGCGAACGCACCCCCAACCTGCCGACCGCCACGGGCGTGTTTACCGGACTGAGCCTCGCCACGCTGAACCCCGGCCACCTCGCCCGCGCTGCCATGGAGGGCGTGACCATGAACATGAATTATGGCCTCCGCCGCCTCACCGCCCTCGGCATCAAGCCGAAGGAGATCCGCGTGACCGGCGGTGGCTCCCGCTCCGCCTACTGGCGCCAGATGATGGCCGACATCTTCGGCGTGCCCGTCGTGGCCATGGTTGAGGACGAGGGTGCCGCCCTCGGCGGCGCCCTGCAGGCCGCCTGGTGCGAGGCTCTCGCCCAGGGCAAGAAGGCCAAGCTCACCGACTTCACCACCGGCATCGTCGCCCTCAACGAGGCGACCCGCTGCGTGCCCGACGCCAAGCGCAAGGCTCTCTACCGCAAGCTGCAGGACCGCCACGACGCCCTCAGCCGGGATCTGCGCCCCCTGTTTCAGTAA
- a CDS encoding cupin domain-containing protein, with the protein MHRVHLAAVPEVEQRSPGGKFQSWCRNLSLALGGLRHAGTWGGGHPFDLQIRRIPPGASVCPFHAHFAQWELFVVLRGTATVRAGPETHTAAAGEVFIHPPGEPHQLGNPGPEDLEVLIITDNPPWDAFHYPDSNKWGLRPLGKYFRLTETDYFDGEEAPTPDAPPYQPVPAPPGPALAPFASRKLHPDALPWVPWASPMGKFRGTGKSLSIALGAQPNTPTGLGGHPFDLELGKLAPGECGCPFHVHAAQWECFLFLSGAGTVRTAAGLTPVGAGDVVLHPPGEAHQLTNTGTSDLLYYLVADNPPLDICHYPDSGKWNHSSPRKIFRATDAEYWDGEE; encoded by the coding sequence ATGCACCGGGTCCACCTTGCCGCCGTGCCCGAGGTCGAGCAGCGCTCGCCCGGCGGCAAATTCCAATCCTGGTGCCGGAACCTCTCGCTGGCGCTGGGCGGTTTGCGCCACGCCGGCACCTGGGGCGGCGGCCATCCCTTCGACCTGCAGATCCGCCGCATCCCGCCCGGCGCGTCGGTCTGCCCGTTTCACGCTCACTTCGCGCAGTGGGAACTGTTCGTCGTCCTGCGCGGCACCGCCACCGTCCGCGCCGGTCCCGAGACCCACACCGCGGCCGCGGGTGAAGTCTTCATCCACCCGCCCGGCGAGCCGCACCAGCTGGGCAACCCCGGTCCGGAAGATCTCGAGGTGCTGATCATCACCGACAACCCGCCGTGGGACGCCTTTCACTATCCCGACTCGAACAAGTGGGGTCTGCGTCCACTCGGGAAATATTTCCGCCTCACCGAGACCGACTATTTCGACGGCGAGGAAGCGCCGACACCGGACGCCCCGCCCTATCAGCCGGTGCCCGCGCCCCCCGGCCCGGCGCTGGCGCCCTTCGCCTCCCGCAAGCTCCACCCCGATGCGTTGCCGTGGGTCCCGTGGGCCTCGCCGATGGGCAAATTCCGCGGCACCGGCAAGTCGCTCTCGATCGCGCTCGGGGCCCAGCCCAACACGCCCACCGGTCTCGGCGGCCACCCCTTCGACCTCGAGCTTGGCAAACTTGCGCCGGGTGAATGCGGCTGTCCGTTCCATGTCCACGCCGCGCAATGGGAGTGTTTTCTTTTCCTGAGCGGCGCCGGTACCGTGCGCACCGCGGCGGGCCTCACCCCCGTGGGCGCCGGCGATGTCGTGCTGCATCCCCCGGGCGAGGCCCACCAGCTCACCAACACCGGGACCTCGGACCTGCTTTATTACCTCGTGGCCGACAATCCGCCGCTCGACATCTGCCATTACCCCGACTCCGGCAAATGGAACCACTCGTCGCCGCGGAAAATCTTCCGGGCCACGGACGCGGAATACTGGGACGGCGAGGAGTGA
- the gcvP gene encoding aminomethyl-transferring glycine dehydrogenase — protein sequence MVPTRDLLAPLDTFERRHTGSAAAEVAAMLQAIGQPSVAALADAAVPADIRLPRPLNLPAASGESAALAELRSIAGLNQVYRSFIGQGYYDCATPGVIQRTILENPGWYTAYTPYQAEISQGRLEALLNFQTVVTDLTGMQIANASMLDEGTAAAEAMMLAHRVKLGDSHEASVFFVSDRCHPQTIDIVRTRAQPLGVTVVTGDHRTYTFAGRVFGVLVQYPDTTGSIHDFAAFFEQAHAAGALCVVATDLLALTLLRAPGEFGADVAVGSAQRFGVPMGFGGPHAGFLATKDEFKRQMPGRLVGVSKDVHGNPAMRLALGTREQHIRRDKATSNICTAQVLLAVMASMYAVYHGPEGLKRIAERTRRLTSLLATALRSAGATINAEPVFDTLTVGNVAAVRVHAAAAAKRINLRVVDDYTVALSLDEVTTLEEVQTLLACFSESAALDLSSDLRPLSAEFGRSTPFLTASVFNRYHTEHEMLRYIKRLEAKDLSLCHSMISLGSCTMKLNATSEMLPVTWAEFGKLHPFAPAEQTRGYARLFADLETWLSEITGFAAVSLQPNAGSQGEYAGLLVIRAYHQSRGEGHRHICLIPTSAHGTNPASAAMCNFKVVPVACDARGNIDVADLKAKAAEHSANLAALMVTYPSTHGVFETAIREICATIHAHGGQVYMDGANMNAQVGLTSPGHIGADVCHLNLHKTFCIPHGGGGPGMGPIGVAPQLVPFLPGHPVVPTRAASPISDLKSQIGAVSAAPFGSASILVISWMYIRMMGPDGLTRATQFALLNANYVAQRLEKYFPVLYRGGHGLVAHECILEFRPWKKHGLEVEDVAKRLMDYGYHAPTMSFPVPGTLMIEPTESETKAELDRFCDALISIHGEMAAVASGESDKLNNPLKHAPHTAAAVCATDWPHPYSRETAAFPDAPTRAAKFWPAVGRVDNVYGDRNLVCSCVGMEAYAEAPKA from the coding sequence ATGGTTCCGACCCGCGATCTGCTCGCTCCCCTTGACACCTTTGAACGCCGCCACACCGGCTCCGCCGCCGCCGAGGTCGCCGCCATGCTGCAGGCCATCGGCCAACCTTCCGTCGCGGCCCTGGCCGACGCCGCCGTGCCGGCCGACATCCGCCTGCCCCGCCCCCTGAACCTGCCCGCCGCGAGCGGAGAATCCGCCGCCCTCGCCGAGCTGCGCAGCATCGCCGGGCTGAACCAAGTCTACCGCAGCTTCATCGGCCAGGGCTACTACGACTGCGCCACCCCGGGCGTCATCCAGCGCACCATCCTCGAGAACCCCGGCTGGTACACCGCCTACACCCCCTACCAGGCCGAGATCTCCCAAGGCCGCCTCGAGGCGCTGCTCAACTTCCAGACCGTCGTCACCGACCTCACCGGCATGCAGATCGCCAACGCCTCGATGCTCGACGAGGGCACCGCCGCCGCCGAGGCCATGATGCTCGCCCACCGCGTCAAGCTCGGCGACAGCCACGAGGCCTCCGTCTTCTTCGTCTCCGACCGCTGCCACCCGCAGACGATCGATATCGTCCGCACCCGTGCCCAGCCGCTCGGCGTCACCGTGGTGACCGGCGACCACCGCACCTACACCTTCGCCGGCCGCGTCTTCGGCGTACTCGTGCAGTACCCCGACACCACCGGTAGCATCCACGACTTCGCGGCCTTCTTCGAGCAGGCCCACGCCGCCGGTGCGCTCTGCGTCGTCGCCACCGACCTGCTCGCCCTCACCCTGCTCCGCGCCCCCGGCGAGTTCGGGGCCGACGTCGCCGTCGGCTCCGCCCAGCGCTTCGGCGTGCCCATGGGTTTCGGCGGGCCCCACGCCGGCTTCCTCGCCACCAAGGACGAGTTCAAGCGCCAGATGCCGGGCCGCCTCGTCGGCGTCTCCAAGGACGTCCACGGCAACCCCGCCATGCGCCTCGCCCTCGGCACCCGCGAGCAACACATCCGCCGCGACAAGGCCACGTCCAACATCTGTACCGCCCAGGTCCTGCTCGCCGTCATGGCCTCCATGTACGCCGTGTACCACGGACCGGAAGGACTGAAGCGCATCGCGGAGCGCACCCGCCGCCTCACCTCGCTGCTCGCCACCGCCCTCCGGTCCGCCGGCGCCACGATCAACGCCGAGCCGGTCTTCGACACCCTCACCGTCGGCAACGTCGCCGCCGTCCGCGTCCATGCCGCCGCCGCCGCCAAGCGCATCAACCTGCGCGTGGTCGACGACTACACCGTCGCCCTCTCGCTCGACGAGGTCACCACCCTCGAGGAGGTGCAGACGCTCCTCGCCTGCTTCAGCGAGTCCGCGGCGCTGGATCTGTCCTCCGACCTCCGTCCTCTGTCCGCGGAATTCGGGCGGAGCACACCGTTCCTGACCGCCAGCGTCTTCAACCGCTACCACACCGAGCACGAGATGCTCCGTTACATCAAGCGGCTCGAGGCGAAGGACCTGTCGCTCTGCCACTCGATGATCTCCCTCGGCTCGTGCACGATGAAGCTGAACGCCACGAGCGAGATGCTGCCCGTCACCTGGGCCGAGTTCGGCAAACTCCATCCCTTCGCCCCCGCCGAGCAGACCCGCGGCTACGCCCGCCTCTTTGCCGATCTCGAGACCTGGCTGTCCGAGATCACCGGCTTCGCCGCCGTCTCCCTCCAGCCGAACGCCGGCTCGCAGGGCGAATACGCCGGCCTGCTGGTCATCCGCGCCTACCACCAGTCGCGCGGCGAGGGCCACCGCCACATCTGCCTCATCCCGACCTCCGCCCACGGCACCAACCCGGCCAGCGCCGCGATGTGCAACTTCAAGGTCGTCCCCGTCGCCTGCGACGCCCGCGGCAACATCGACGTCGCCGACCTCAAGGCCAAGGCCGCCGAGCACAGCGCCAATCTCGCCGCCCTCATGGTCACCTATCCGTCCACCCACGGCGTGTTCGAGACGGCCATCCGCGAGATCTGCGCCACGATCCACGCCCACGGCGGCCAGGTCTACATGGACGGCGCCAACATGAACGCCCAGGTCGGCCTCACCTCCCCCGGCCACATCGGCGCCGACGTCTGCCACCTGAACCTGCACAAGACCTTCTGCATCCCCCACGGCGGCGGCGGCCCCGGCATGGGCCCGATCGGCGTGGCCCCGCAGCTCGTGCCGTTCCTCCCGGGACACCCGGTCGTACCCACCCGGGCGGCCTCGCCAATTTCAGATTTGAAATCCCAGATTGGCGCCGTCTCCGCGGCGCCGTTCGGCTCCGCCTCCATCCTCGTCATCTCCTGGATGTACATCCGCATGATGGGCCCCGACGGCCTGACCCGCGCCACCCAGTTCGCGCTGCTCAACGCCAACTACGTCGCCCAGCGCCTGGAGAAATACTTCCCCGTCCTCTACCGCGGCGGCCACGGCCTCGTGGCCCACGAGTGCATCCTCGAGTTCCGCCCGTGGAAGAAGCACGGCCTCGAGGTCGAGGACGTCGCCAAGCGCCTGATGGATTACGGCTACCACGCGCCCACGATGTCCTTCCCCGTCCCCGGCACGCTCATGATCGAGCCGACCGAGAGCGAGACCAAGGCCGAGCTCGACCGTTTCTGCGACGCCCTGATCAGCATCCACGGCGAGATGGCGGCCGTCGCCAGCGGCGAGAGCGACAAGCTCAACAACCCTCTCAAGCACGCCCCGCACACCGCCGCCGCCGTCTGCGCCACCGACTGGCCGCACCCGTATTCACGCGAGACCGCCGCCTTCCCCGACGCGCCCACGCGCGCCGCGAAGTTCTGGCCCGCCGTCGGCCGCGTCGACAACGTCTACGGCGACCGCAACCTCGTGTGTTCCTGCGTCGGCATGGAGGCCTACGCGGAAGCCCCCAAGGCCTGA
- a CDS encoding endonuclease III domain-containing protein yields MTRAERAAYVDRRLAELYPATPIPLDHRDPYTLLVAVVLSAQCTDKRVNEVTPHLWALADHPAAMAKVPVPEIQAVIRPCGLSPQKARAVHGLSRLLVERHGGAVPRTFAELEALPGVGHKTASVVMSQVWGVPAFPVDTHIHRLAQRWKLSSGRSVEQTERDLKKCFPEAHWNALHLRIIFYGREHCTARGCDGTVCGICTTLFPRRRAVKVVKP; encoded by the coding sequence ATGACGCGGGCCGAGCGCGCCGCTTACGTCGATCGCCGGCTGGCGGAGCTTTACCCGGCGACGCCGATCCCGCTCGATCACCGGGATCCGTACACGCTGCTGGTGGCCGTGGTTCTCTCGGCCCAGTGCACGGACAAGCGCGTGAACGAAGTGACGCCGCACCTCTGGGCCCTGGCGGACCATCCGGCCGCCATGGCCAAGGTGCCGGTGCCGGAGATCCAGGCGGTGATCCGGCCGTGCGGGTTGTCGCCGCAGAAGGCGCGGGCCGTCCACGGGCTCTCACGGCTGCTGGTGGAGCGGCACGGTGGGGCGGTGCCGCGGACCTTCGCGGAACTGGAGGCGCTGCCCGGGGTGGGGCACAAAACGGCGTCGGTCGTCATGAGCCAGGTGTGGGGCGTGCCAGCCTTTCCGGTGGACACGCACATCCACCGCCTGGCGCAGCGCTGGAAGCTGAGCTCAGGCCGCAGCGTCGAGCAGACGGAGCGCGACCTGAAAAAATGTTTTCCCGAGGCGCACTGGAACGCGCTGCACCTGCGGATCATCTTCTACGGCCGCGAGCACTGCACGGCGCGCGGCTGCGATGGCACGGTCTGCGGGATCTGCACCACGCTGTTTCCGCGCCGGCGGGCGGTGAAGGTGGTGAAGCCCTGA
- a CDS encoding OPT family oligopeptide transporter — MQNPQGLRELTVRSVILGGVITLLFTAANVYLGLKVGLTFATSIPAAVISMALLRLLGNSNILENNIVQTIASAAGTLSAIIFVLPGLVMVGWWQGFPYWVTAAVCALGGILGVMFSVPLRRALVTGSDLPYPEGVAAGEVLKVGFGSSAGSAENAKGLRMIVVGSLVAAGYQLLTYLKVAAEALAVPFRVGAGATAASTSLAMALIGVGHLVGVSVGVAMFVGMLIAWAGLVPLLTWGEVGDNVAGVVNATFRSEVRFIGAGVIAVAALWSLFRIIGPIIKGIRAALAASQARQAGTELPLTERDIPIGIVGGTIVALLLPIAGLLWYFSSGTVLAAGIGPTIIGSLVYVVVIGAIIACVCGYMAGLIGASNSPVSGVGILAVLGASVLLVLVYGHGGDPEQTKALVAYALFTTGIVFSIATISNDNLQDLKTGQLVGATPWRQQLALIYGVIFGSLVIPPVLDLLNKAFGFAGAPGAGDNALAAPQAALISSLAKGVLGGDIQWSLIGWGAVLGVALIGVDEALRAGRKLRLPPLCVGMGIYLPMALTLLIPIGALLGWLYDRWADRQASPEFAKRMGVLAATGLIVGESLLGVAFAGVVALTGSDAPLAVVGPDFEHPAKWIGVLLFAGGIGLLYRAARRTSAG; from the coding sequence ATGCAAAATCCCCAAGGTCTGCGCGAGCTCACGGTCCGGAGCGTCATCCTGGGCGGCGTCATCACGCTGCTGTTCACTGCCGCCAATGTGTATCTCGGGTTGAAGGTCGGCCTGACCTTCGCCACCTCGATCCCGGCGGCGGTCATCTCGATGGCGTTGCTGCGGCTGCTCGGGAACTCGAACATCCTCGAGAACAACATCGTCCAGACGATCGCCTCCGCGGCGGGCACGCTGTCCGCCATCATCTTCGTGCTCCCCGGTCTGGTGATGGTCGGCTGGTGGCAGGGTTTTCCTTATTGGGTGACGGCGGCGGTCTGCGCGCTCGGCGGCATCCTGGGGGTCATGTTTTCCGTGCCATTGCGGCGCGCGCTGGTGACGGGTTCCGACCTGCCTTATCCCGAGGGCGTCGCCGCGGGCGAGGTGCTGAAGGTCGGCTTCGGTTCCTCCGCGGGCTCGGCGGAGAATGCCAAGGGTCTGCGGATGATCGTGGTCGGCTCGCTCGTCGCGGCGGGTTACCAGCTGCTCACCTACCTTAAGGTGGCGGCCGAGGCCCTGGCCGTGCCCTTCCGAGTCGGGGCCGGGGCGACCGCGGCCTCGACCAGCCTGGCCATGGCCCTCATCGGCGTTGGCCACCTCGTGGGGGTGTCGGTCGGCGTCGCGATGTTTGTCGGCATGCTGATCGCCTGGGCCGGCTTGGTGCCGCTGCTCACCTGGGGCGAGGTGGGGGATAACGTCGCGGGGGTCGTGAACGCGACCTTCCGCAGCGAGGTGCGCTTCATCGGCGCGGGCGTCATCGCGGTCGCGGCGCTGTGGAGCCTCTTCCGGATCATCGGTCCGATCATCAAGGGCATCCGGGCGGCGTTGGCGGCTTCGCAGGCCCGCCAGGCCGGCACGGAGCTGCCGTTGACCGAGCGCGATATCCCCATCGGCATCGTGGGCGGCACCATCGTGGCGCTCCTCCTGCCCATTGCGGGCCTGCTCTGGTATTTCAGCTCGGGCACGGTGCTCGCGGCGGGCATCGGGCCCACGATCATCGGGAGCCTGGTCTATGTCGTCGTCATCGGCGCCATCATCGCCTGCGTGTGCGGTTACATGGCCGGCCTGATCGGCGCCTCGAACAGCCCGGTGTCCGGCGTCGGCATCCTCGCCGTCCTCGGCGCCTCGGTGCTGCTGGTCCTGGTGTACGGGCACGGCGGCGACCCCGAGCAGACGAAGGCCCTGGTGGCCTACGCGCTGTTCACCACCGGCATCGTTTTTTCCATCGCCACGATCTCCAACGACAACCTGCAGGACCTGAAGACCGGCCAGCTCGTCGGGGCGACGCCCTGGCGGCAGCAGCTCGCGCTGATCTACGGCGTGATCTTCGGTTCGCTCGTGATCCCGCCCGTGCTGGACCTGCTCAACAAGGCCTTCGGTTTTGCCGGGGCGCCCGGGGCGGGGGACAACGCCCTCGCCGCCCCGCAGGCCGCGCTCATCTCGTCGCTGGCCAAGGGGGTCCTCGGTGGCGACATCCAGTGGAGCCTGATCGGCTGGGGCGCGGTGCTCGGTGTGGCCCTCATCGGGGTCGACGAGGCGCTGCGGGCGGGCCGGAAGCTGCGCCTGCCGCCGCTGTGCGTGGGCATGGGCATTTACCTGCCGATGGCGCTGACGCTCCTCATCCCCATCGGGGCGCTGCTCGGCTGGCTCTACGACCGCTGGGCGGACCGGCAGGCGAGTCCCGAATTCGCCAAGCGGATGGGCGTCCTCGCCGCGACCGGCCTGATCGTGGGCGAGAGCCTGCTCGGGGTGGCGTTTGCCGGCGTGGTTGCGCTCACCGGCAGCGATGCGCCGCTGGCCGTCGTCGGCCCGGATTTCGAACACCCGGCGAAATGGATCGGGGTGCTGCTCTTCGCCGGCGGGATCGGGCTGCTCTACCGTGCCGCCCGTCGGACCAGCGCCGGCTGA
- a CDS encoding glycoside hydrolase family 5 protein, protein MKLTPGLSSLCLVVLALLPALAPAAPAIPAVPANPAVPANPAGFVIRRGTNLSHWLSQDFGWQPRSQWITEADFRFIAQAGFDHVRLPIDEKELWHEDGTQNAEAFALMRQAIGWARAQHLRVIVDLHTVRTHHFNAANEGGHNTLFTDPKAQAAFLGLWRQLSAQLRDQPVSAVAYEIMNEPVADDHQDWNRLVAAAHAAIRALEPDRVLIIGSNRWQIPSTLPFLQVPAGDRNIILSTHTYSPFLFTHYTAAWVPTKAYTGPVQYPGPVVTPEQFAVLQAMNKQGEFTDLIATARDDWGPARLAQEFEPAIRRARELGLQLYCGEFGCLPTVPRADRLAYYRDIVGVMEASGMAWANWEYKGDFGVYEWHGPKQTTWQPDQPLLDALLAGARK, encoded by the coding sequence ATGAAGCTAACCCCTGGCTTGTCATCCTTGTGTCTGGTCGTGCTGGCCCTGTTGCCGGCCCTCGCCCCCGCCGCCCCTGCGATCCCCGCCGTTCCCGCCAATCCCGCCGTTCCCGCCAATCCCGCCGGCTTTGTCATCCGCCGGGGCACGAATCTCAGCCACTGGCTGTCGCAGGATTTCGGCTGGCAGCCCCGGTCGCAGTGGATCACGGAGGCGGATTTCCGCTTCATTGCGCAGGCGGGTTTCGACCACGTGCGGCTGCCGATTGACGAGAAGGAGCTGTGGCACGAGGACGGGACGCAGAACGCCGAGGCCTTCGCGCTGATGCGCCAGGCGATCGGCTGGGCCCGGGCGCAACACCTGCGCGTGATCGTGGACCTGCACACAGTCCGCACGCACCATTTCAACGCGGCCAACGAGGGCGGACATAACACGCTGTTCACCGACCCCAAGGCGCAGGCGGCCTTCCTTGGGCTCTGGCGCCAGCTCTCGGCGCAGCTGCGCGACCAGCCAGTCAGCGCGGTGGCCTATGAGATCATGAACGAGCCCGTGGCGGACGATCATCAGGACTGGAACCGCCTCGTGGCGGCCGCGCACGCGGCGATCCGCGCGCTCGAGCCGGACCGGGTGCTCATCATCGGTTCCAACCGCTGGCAGATCCCGTCGACCCTGCCCTTCCTCCAGGTGCCAGCCGGGGACCGGAACATCATCCTCAGCACGCACACGTATTCCCCGTTCCTGTTCACCCACTACACGGCCGCGTGGGTGCCGACGAAGGCCTACACCGGTCCCGTGCAGTACCCCGGCCCGGTGGTGACGCCGGAGCAGTTCGCGGTGCTTCAGGCCATGAACAAGCAGGGGGAGTTCACCGATTTGATCGCGACGGCCCGCGATGACTGGGGTCCGGCCCGCCTCGCCCAGGAATTTGAACCGGCCATTCGCCGGGCGCGGGAGCTGGGTTTGCAGCTTTATTGCGGCGAGTTCGGCTGCCTGCCGACCGTGCCGCGCGCCGACCGGCTGGCTTACTACCGCGACATCGTCGGGGTGATGGAGGCCAGCGGCATGGCCTGGGCCAACTGGGAGTACAAGGGCGACTTCGGCGTCTACGAGTGGCACGGGCCGAAGCAGACGACCTGGCAACCCGACCAGCCGCTGCTCGACGCGCTGCTGGCCGGCGCTCGGAAATGA